The sequence GGTCTGCATTACGAGGGGCCGTGAGAATACGTAACACGCTCTGATATTGTGTGTTTGTTTCCAAACTTGTTGAATACACATAAATGTGTACCTTGATACATCTACCTCGCCATGTCGTTATCACTCGTGGGGTAAGGCTATTCACAAGGTAAGTTTTTCGCTTAGATGGATCCTGCAGTGTCACAAAACTCGAAAGATCTTCCTGGCTAGGCTCCACCTTATCAGACCAACGcggttcttcattgttgaatacGACTTGTCGATGTACGTACTTTTTTGATACAGCCCAAAGCAAATTCAACAATTCTGGGACCGAATTGGCACCAACGTCTCGCTTAAGCACTTCACGAGGACGCAACTGATTACGATAAAGGCGCCTGTGAAACGTTGCTTTGAAGAAAAACAGACAGTCCTCAAACTTGTCTTTTGCAACACCATGTCCAGTTTCGTCAATCAATGGATCACTTTCTGCAGAGAGATTTTGGTCTTCCGGATGGTGCGAAGCAATCACAAATCCACTTCCCGAAGGCTCTATCTGTTCCTCAGTAATTTCATTTGCCGGATCAAGTGCGTTCCCGCTGCCGCTGTGCTGATGATTTTCAGGCTGGAATAGCTCCTCAACGGGATGTTCGTCCCGGTAGCTTATCGATGACAGCTGGTCCAGATTGGCGTTCTCAAAATCATCCAGATATTCGGTATCAACATATCTAAAACATAAACTTGATTTAATTCGAAAATCGagattagaaataaataaataattctcaCTCGCCACTAAGCCCATCCATTTTTGAAACGTAAATACAAACGCCggcaaaatattcaaatgacatttgttGACTTCGCTAGTAAAAAGCACTGAAGAAAAAGTGTATGctattttccgatttttttctttatacACAATAACGAAGTTAGTGAAAACAAGCGACAGAACGGGCGCGTTAGTTTATAGTTCTAAtgtgaaaaacccagattaatccacctagcgttggtggtgcctttctcgcatttagttaagacaccaaccttatatggggtttatatggtctgatgtaccattttctgcataacttttaaacgcaattaCCGAtcgatataaaattcaatagtgatcaacaaggctttgtcccctgtcgaatgaaacttgttgcgagaaaatcggttaaggattactatacgaaaagttgtctaatgttttttatagcttttgtgcacacacatacacacggacagacagacatgtgctcagctcgtcgagctgagtcgattggtatataatactatgggtctcagaagcttctataaaaagttcgttttcggagtgaaatgatagcctttcggtacaacttagttgtacgagaaaggcaaaaacaccgTAGTGGTAAGTAATTAATATTATATATCTTGTtcttaattaaataaaatatatatagctTTGTAGCATGCggcaaatattgaaatgtatttGATTTGACCTGCTGAAAGATCGGTGCCCAATGTCCTGTTTTCaagtttagcgttatgtaatttgcgaatgaaacttaactgctgagtggattaacctgtttttacaaagattttcagcaatttaatcgcaagcatcggatattctatccGCAGCATTCAGTTACCTATTTTCTCCAGTACCTACGGGTTATTATTCAGAtaactcttttattgggcaaaagaaaaaaactCTAGCACTCTAGCAAACTCTGCATAAGTCAACGtcaacatggctgctaaaaaaccgagtcgaagtgatttttcacgcaagagaATTGCTTTTCATAATtgaagaagtgtataaatctagcgtaatgaagcagaattatgtttgatacactttttttaaagaagcagtggttaatgaaatattgattaatttgcgtgatgagccaatgttaaATCCAGGGCCGACATTACCGCcggttatatatttttttaatttaaccagctgaggcattccacgggggcatgtcagtcgatcctgagcgaccatttcgaaaatatttgaaactctgcacagtttttcaatttcatctaaatcgtcatttttcgatatcaaatcttcatattgagtcacgactaacttttcaaaagggtgtatgtgaaaatggttcaaaaatatttaaaaagctgcacagcaaaaacggaatgttcgattgttatgattttttcagcaaagttagacaactaaatggtgattcttaagaaaatgtgcacagtaaaaaaaaattttttttgccttatcatttttgtcacaaaaactcgaatatctcaaaaccctatcttttttcgaacgtaatttttttagggaaaacggtccattatattagctatctaccataaaaatttggtgatggtaaactaataaacaaaaaagttatgacatttcaaacatttcacaattttcacattaagtaaaaaaaaaaatttttctgtgtgagttatttcgagaattgcagtttgatgcagattttattgttaagggacgtgatttaaacaagttgttttcatgacattttgatttaattattcatagcatctataagaaacttagacacgatccagtgttgtgatcaaaagcattgatagtgtcataattttcattgcacgtgactggcgaaaaattcttttaatagtgttgaaacctgttgataataacattgatagaaaaatatcagaaatgttatttttaagacaaaagctgcaaaatcaaagatttatatacacgtgtacgtctatagtttacctgcaaaaaatatacctcttagagaatagactttatgatcgggaggaaacgggtatcttcaacaacaacaaatgcatgataggtacataccatgacaatgctcacgaaaaagcaaaaaattactactactaaggttgttaaagatcttatagtaattttttcttcagtcaagcaaatgacaccaaactagtcagtaaaaacttaaaagtgattttgtttattgaaatattacgaacaacatgagtagccgctttctcaactgttgtaggccgtttgatggacaaaagtgttcaaaagagttacgaactctcaccgaaagcaccatagataaactgaaagcgactggttatgctccaatgtccacattgaatacaaatttacgcatttgcacgtcctgccgtctaaacgttgacaaaagagcaatctgtatatcatcggttgagcagagcgcaggaagttcgaaaacgacagcaactgaggaattgccagatgtatcgacaacaactgaggaattaccagaagtattaagtgctgagagccttgccaccgtaccatcatcgaaatctgtttcaacaaatcaatcggaagatgagtgtatccaaaaggtcaacatcgaacgctttaacgagggcatagctgggataaaagtgactccgattaaatggagtaagatggactacgtttattacccggagaaaaataccgtgaaataaacgaagctgtacgaagaaacctcttcaaattaggacctgatgatgtggaaaatacagactacgatgaggtaattataaatatgaaggaaaggttctcgaatgcagccacgacaaggaaagaaaaattattgattttgtcgatgctgccaagttcgtggtctattcaggatgccattgatgagttcaaaaccaatagaaatacagtaaaagaggcaaaacaattgaagaataactgtctttcaaccaaaaatactaggtctagtactgcattaacagatgagacaaaagaaatagtagttcaatattttgaagatgatgaagtaagtcgagctatgcctggtcaaaaagattatgtatcagtaaaaaaagatggaaagcgtcaagcaatccaaaaacaataaatgatgacgactttgaaagaagcgtacacacgcttcaaggaaattcacgataatattaaaataggtttttcctcatttgcaagccttcggccaaggcaatgtaagcttctttccaattcaggaacacataatgtgtgtgtgtgcacaacccatgagaatattaatcttattttacatagtttgaaaagaatcaatttaacaaaggatattaaaatgttaactggtagtcttttgtgtgaaaatacaacatcaaattgctatctacgatcttgttcggattgtccagattcttcatcattggaaaatactttattcgctgagtttgaagaaaaatatattgatcagttatcatttgagcaatgggtgaccacggataggtgtgacatagaaactattgtaaaacctgtagatgagtttgtgtcatatttttgcttgaaattagaaagtttaatccctcacgatttcattaaaacagaacaatccagctttttaaaaatacgaaaaatacatttacaaaatggtgaatttttagtcatttgtgattttctgaaaattacagctttgtattgcaagatgaagtgcagtctcatcactggaacgtacaacaagctacaattcatccattcgttatttattttaatggaagtacgcaaattgaacacttaagttttattataatttccgaagatttaagacacgattcagtatccgtaaacttgttcattgaaaaatgattaactttttacgcgttgataagcataaagaagtcaaaagatatatttcatgtctgatggagcagcgtcgcagtaccaaaatcgtaagaatttttcgagcctatgtcaatttaaatcaatgtacggaattgatgcagaatggcattttttgctacatcacatggcaaaggtccttgtgatgctattggaggaacaataaagcgcatggccacaagagcaagtttagccaaagaacgtgagcatccaattaaaactgcgaaagaacttttgattgggcaaatcgtagaaaagaaaaagatttaaccaaattatcattttgttttactactactgaagagtacgaaataaaggcttcagagctcagcgagcaatttaataacgcgaaaacgatccaaggaacccaaaaatttcactgtttcattccattgtcggaaaataaaattaaagcaaaactatactcaaactgtgctgataataattcaaaagtgttcgatattttaaaaatttgaataaaaataaataaaaaataagtattaataaactgttttcatgatatcataacccataccaaaattcaaacccaaaactcttagagtttctataacaacattgtgtaactgccacatttaatttaatacttaggataatattaattcattttatttatttatacatataatatttatacatataatatacataatatcgatgaatacataaatatggaatatcatacaaacaacttgtttaactcacgcaaggcccttaacaataaaatcagcatcaaactgcgattcttgaaaaaaaaaaaatacacggaattttttttttgtttactatatgtgaaaattgtgaaatgtttgaaatgtcataacttttttgtttattagtttaccatcaccaaatttttatgttacgttcgaaaaaagatagggttttgagatatttgagtttttgtgacaaaaatgatatttttaaaggcaaatttttttttttttttactgtgcacattttcttaagaatcaccatttagttgtctaactttgctgaaaaattcataacaatcgaacattccgtttttgctgtgcagctttttaaatatttttgaaccattttcacatacacccttttgaaaagttagtcgtgactcaatatgaagatttgatatcgaaaaatgacgatttagatgaaattgaaaaactgtgcaaagtttcaactcaatagaaaatcatgaattaaaaattttcttaaattttgatgctgttgcttggaatcgctcagctGTAATAAAATTACGAAGAAGTTATTTGATGTAACGCATACCCTACATATAGTGGGAGGAGCGGCTTTTGACAAAAATAGCAACAGGCAAACAAAAAGCACAGCAAGTCACCGACCGGTTTGGTCAAAAACAAACTTCGGTAGGAAGGATATCCTCGACCGAGCAGAACCAGCGATGGGAAGCCGTAAAATGTTTTGGATCACATTAAAATCAAGTGTTCGGAACAAGTGTGGTGGAGTAACAAATGAAGGGGACGGGGTTGTTCCGAGAGTGTACGTATTTGGGCTTCGTTATCGGCACCATGGTTGGATGATAATCATCATCAGCGTGGTTGTTGACGCTGGATTATTAAGGGCGGGGAGATCCGGAGATGTTACTATGTTACGCAACTATGTGTATGAGCAAGCAAGCATACATATCGGTTCCTTGGCTCGTTTTGATGATTGAAATGTGCTGCGATTCAAGTATTAGAGTTAGATAGTGGCGTAGATCTCGACACAATAGGCTAGTTATCATGAGACATGGTTCCGTTTTGAAGTATAATCTATGAACTTTAAATCAAGTATTTtataatataaattattttaagTGAAATTGAATTGATGTAGAAGGTAGGTATGATGTGCAAAACTTGTTCATAGTTTTCTTGAGAATATTGGCGTACATATACCAAAGTTTTGGTGCAAAAATTTTGAACACTTTTCGTTATCTTTTTCTACTTTTTATTATACAAAATGCAAACTGCAAATTGAATCGTAAACAGTTTTCTATTATCCTGATTTGACATCCCGCCGAATGGACTCCATCGCACCACGCGTACGTCACATGCTATTCAAAAGACTACACTCATCGTTACCACCCCCATCGACATCGTGATGGGTTTGTGCCAGGGAAGTCTTACACAAAATTGAGGAGACAATCATTCGAGTTTTCGGTTCATTTGTCGTCTGGTTATCCGAGGAAGGATGGTTGTTTTCCCAGAGAAGCCTTATTCCAGCTAGCGGCAATTgattataataattatagtGCCAAACACTCCACTTGTCCTATACCATGCCCGAGAatggaaaatttaatttgatACACCGCTGCACTCTGCGGTGATGAACTCAAAATTGCAATAAACACTGATGACTTGGGGCTGCTGCTGACTTCACTGTTTGCGGTTAATTTCCTGCACATTTTGCAACAATAAGGGAAAGCGCTTCTGTTGAAGTGCGTCATTATCTTCGCATTAAGTCCCAACACCAGTGGCTAAGATATTATAACGGAGATTAAACTCCCTAGTAGCTGAATATTACTCTgacttttattattttagcaatttataatttaatttcacataCAAGTAACTAGAAACTGAACTAATGTATCTACTCCCAGGGTGGATCGCAAAATATAAATCATTCTCACACACGAATAGGGTAAGTATTCAAATGATCATCATTAATTTTCATCTACTAATAGGGTAGATGCACCAGtagtggctatagcaccagttgtcgcactagtggatTATACACCAAGTGGCACATCATATCATCACAATAGATTTTCTGATGACatgataacacctttgatctacTCAAAGTAaagcaaaacataattgtaataaATGGTTTTGCCTAATTTTTGTCGACCTTtacaccagttgtcgcactagtggtcccattatggccaatcccataagaaaacaatgggattttcTGTAATAGGAACCAGAATTAAAAATAGTGTCACAACAACACAATTGATTTATTtctcgaccgcacaaagcacaacGAAACCAGAGCGTTCGAAGTGTCGTCGATGAACCGGGCATGAACACTCCTCACCATGCATGTCTGGTGACATATGCAAACCGTTGAggatcgcgttttggacgaccgaaacGACGCCCAGCACTAACACACGATCCTCTGAGCATTAATCAATTACCTATGCTGTCTATCGACGAGAGaaaactttccaatagtcggtctaaactcctcctcttggccaacctgagcgtttaaatctcctatgatgattttgacgtcgtggcttgggcagctgtcgtactcacgtttcaGCTTCACGTAGGAtgcatcattatcatcatcagtgcttccgtagtgtgggctatggacgttgattatgctaaagttgaagaaccggcctttgatcctcaacctgcacattctttcattggtcagccaccacccgatcacgcgtctttaaatatcgcccatcactatgaaagctgttcccagctcgtgtgtgttgccgcagctctggtagatggtatgattacctctaaacgttcgcaccattgatcccttccaacaaacttcctgcagcgctacgatgccgaatccacggtccttgagcacatcggcgagtatgcgtgtgctcccgatgaagttgagagattttcaGTTCCAccaaccgagtttccaatcgctagtcctttttGTCGCAGTgttcttcgccgatggttccggtccgtactctcttgttgattgtccgttgcgtatgttttttaaaggctggatTGTAGGGCCTGAAACTAAACCCcccaaatttccggaggaccat comes from Armigeres subalbatus isolate Guangzhou_Male chromosome 2, GZ_Asu_2, whole genome shotgun sequence and encodes:
- the LOC134209442 gene encoding uncharacterized protein LOC134209442, with the translated sequence MSFEYFAGVCIYVSKMDGLSGEYVDTEYLDDFENANLDQLSSISYRDEHPVEELFQPENHQHSGSGNALDPANEITEEQIEPSGSGFVIASHHPEDQNLSAESDPLIDETGHGVAKDKFEDCLFFFKATFHRRLYRNQLRPREVLKRDVGANSVPELLNLLWAVSKKYVHRQVVFNNEEPRWSDKVEPSQEDLSSFVTLQDPSKRKTYLVNSLTPRVITTWRGRCIKVHIYVYSTSLETNTQYQSVLRILTAPRNADRAGAHSTKDDTMVANDLRESHKVLEGHHSSWLLWANFINSSPAHKHEQLKNAASPPIELAKYFRWTGVSEAARLQSVHRGMNVANTVNDGWMNEIRVIKKDLTLAMSILQGVAQRIDAMELRGSVGAELFTAMEAAVRPEESDLSVMLAARVTDCEDNCL